One Alicyclobacillus acidoterrestris DNA window includes the following coding sequences:
- a CDS encoding long-chain fatty acid--CoA ligase, giving the protein MTDFPLLLKSILYRANLVYPEQEIVTRTASGRRRYTYRDMIGRAAQLAHALDHAGITAGDRVASFAWNHDRHLELYYGVPCSGRILHTVNIRLSADQLVYTINHANDKILFVDEDLVSLIAPIASQLQTVERYVVLTDKLDVSDVLPGAISYEAFIADMPDVYDYPDFAESTPAILAYTSATTGDPKGVLYSHRGLYLHALMFMTGYFALDDSDASLPIVPMFHVNAWGRPFCDLWSGAKIVLPGARPSPADIADLIVSEGVTFSAGVPTVWMGMLEHVRKHPGKYDFRRVRTLISGGQALPESLVRAYQEELGVAIYQGYGQTETSPVTFLGAPKHTILQLSADEQIRYRTKTGLLVPGLEMKLVDDAGRPVPHDGVSRGELWLRGPWIANEYYRNPEETAQAFVDGWFRTGDIATMDEEGYLQIVDRSKDLIKSGGEWISSVDLENLLMAHEDVVEAAVIGIPDELWQERPLACVVLRRGADLKQPSDALRQFLRGRVPNFWIPEAFVFLDEIPKTSVGKFAKRTLREQYRRGELAVQA; this is encoded by the coding sequence GTGACTGATTTTCCACTATTGTTGAAGTCCATTTTATATCGCGCCAATCTCGTCTATCCCGAGCAGGAGATTGTTACGCGCACGGCGAGCGGACGGCGGCGCTATACGTACCGTGACATGATTGGTCGCGCGGCGCAATTGGCACATGCACTCGATCACGCCGGAATCACAGCAGGAGACAGAGTAGCTTCGTTTGCGTGGAACCACGACAGACATCTGGAATTGTACTACGGGGTGCCATGCTCTGGACGCATTTTACATACAGTGAATATCCGCCTTTCCGCGGATCAATTGGTATACACCATCAATCACGCGAACGACAAAATTCTGTTCGTGGACGAGGACCTCGTGTCGCTGATTGCACCCATTGCAAGTCAATTGCAGACGGTAGAGCGATACGTCGTGTTGACCGACAAGCTCGACGTCTCCGACGTATTGCCAGGTGCAATCTCCTATGAGGCGTTTATCGCCGATATGCCGGATGTCTACGACTATCCAGACTTTGCCGAATCGACACCTGCGATACTCGCTTATACTTCTGCGACGACGGGTGATCCCAAAGGTGTGCTCTATTCGCATCGCGGCCTATACCTGCACGCTTTGATGTTTATGACAGGGTATTTCGCGTTGGACGACTCGGATGCAAGTCTGCCGATTGTCCCAATGTTTCACGTGAATGCCTGGGGGCGTCCGTTTTGTGACCTCTGGTCTGGCGCGAAAATTGTCTTGCCTGGCGCGCGGCCGAGCCCGGCGGATATCGCTGATTTGATTGTGAGTGAAGGCGTGACATTTAGCGCCGGTGTGCCAACTGTGTGGATGGGGATGCTGGAACATGTGCGAAAGCATCCTGGAAAGTACGACTTTCGTCGCGTGCGGACGCTCATCAGCGGTGGACAGGCACTGCCAGAGAGTTTGGTGCGAGCGTACCAGGAGGAGCTCGGCGTCGCCATTTATCAAGGATACGGTCAGACGGAAACGAGTCCTGTGACATTTTTGGGCGCTCCGAAACACACGATTTTGCAATTGTCTGCTGACGAACAAATTCGCTACCGCACCAAGACCGGGCTACTTGTGCCCGGATTGGAGATGAAGCTGGTCGACGATGCCGGACGACCTGTCCCGCACGACGGCGTGTCGCGGGGAGAACTCTGGCTGCGCGGACCTTGGATAGCGAACGAGTACTATCGCAACCCGGAAGAGACAGCACAAGCGTTTGTCGATGGGTGGTTTCGAACGGGCGACATTGCGACGATGGATGAAGAGGGCTATCTGCAGATTGTAGACAGGAGTAAAGATTTGATTAAGAGCGGTGGCGAGTGGATTTCCTCCGTTGACTTGGAAAATCTTTTGATGGCGCACGAGGATGTCGTCGAGGCGGCGGTCATCGGGATTCCAGACGAGTTGTGGCAGGAACGGCCGTTGGCGTGTGTCGTGTTGCGAAGAGGCGCAGATCTCAAACAGCCAAGCGACGCGCTGCGCCAATTTTTGCGGGGGCGAGTCCCGAACTTCTGGATTCCGGAGGCATTTGTTTTTTTGGATGAAATCCCGAAGACGAGTGTTGGCAAGTTTGCGAAGAGAACGCTTCGCGAGCAATACCGCCGGGGGGAGCTCGCGGTGCAGGCTTAG
- a CDS encoding magnesium transporter CorA family protein: MIKTYFYKHADGTMHHDVDLNQISTLLADERNLLWVDLFDWQPRDLQWLGRIFSFHALAIEDCIYDSPRSKVDRYDGYDFFELHALRYNEDRDPEIDSEELNVFLGKNYVVTVHKNPIESIGRIADVSRKTPHYMTKGPDYLLYAIVDGITDTYFPIIERISARIDELEVEIYEHPALAITEEFLSLKRTIVLMRRVIDPQRRIFSTVGTGTRYTFEVHKDNVPYYMDLTDHLERISDSIEIFRDLVSSALETYSSYGTAKTNEAIRMLTIITTLTATLTLITGIFGMNVPLPFQRSWWSTVLVVAIMVGLCIWMIRVFRKRNWI, translated from the coding sequence ATGATTAAAACATACTTCTACAAACATGCAGACGGGACCATGCATCACGACGTAGACTTGAACCAAATAAGCACCCTCCTAGCGGATGAGCGAAACCTCCTGTGGGTTGACCTGTTTGACTGGCAACCGCGCGATTTGCAGTGGTTAGGGCGGATTTTTTCGTTTCACGCACTGGCGATTGAGGACTGTATTTATGACTCGCCGAGATCGAAGGTCGACCGTTACGACGGTTATGACTTTTTCGAACTTCACGCGCTTCGGTACAACGAAGACCGCGACCCTGAAATCGACAGCGAGGAACTGAACGTCTTTTTGGGGAAAAACTATGTGGTCACGGTACACAAGAATCCAATTGAGTCCATCGGCAGAATTGCGGATGTCTCGCGCAAGACGCCGCACTATATGACGAAGGGGCCCGATTACCTGCTGTACGCGATTGTCGATGGTATCACCGACACGTATTTTCCGATCATCGAGCGGATTTCCGCCCGTATTGACGAGCTCGAGGTCGAAATCTACGAACATCCGGCCTTGGCGATTACGGAAGAGTTCTTGTCGTTGAAGCGGACGATTGTGCTCATGCGCCGCGTGATCGATCCACAGCGTCGGATTTTCTCGACGGTGGGTACGGGCACTCGCTACACGTTCGAGGTTCACAAGGACAACGTACCGTATTATATGGACTTGACGGACCACCTGGAGCGCATTTCCGATTCCATTGAAATTTTTCGCGATCTCGTCAGTAGTGCGCTGGAGACCTATTCATCTTATGGAACGGCCAAGACGAACGAAGCCATTCGCATGTTGACCATCATCACGACGCTGACGGCCACGTTGACGCTGATTACGGGTATTTTTGGAATGAATGTCCCGTTGCCTTTTCAGCGGTCATGGTGGAGTACGGTACTCGTCGTCGCAATCATGGTGGGCTTGTGTATATGGATGATTCGGGTGTTTCGAAAGCGCAATTGGATATAA
- a CDS encoding HelD family protein has translation MMESGSFDSAPKDPLQEERDHLDYVLAQIRKQLSRDGTRLLEIDEDEDADEALTADEIADATVEDLARERFRKLRMAQREPYFGRIDFRADGTEQVEMMYIGKRGVDDPDTAQRMILDWRAPAASVFYSFTGQGDVAAYESPEGTIEGKVYLKRNIVVRDGELLRVVDSYVHGQETTATTDEFLLYRLAENKDSRLRDIVSTIQAEQNDIIRADKNLAVVIQGVAGSGKTTVALHRLAYLLYQHQEKMAAERMAIFAPNAMFVDYISEVLPELGVGGIQQTTFANWALRILDYEVGLGDVSHRLRDWFGLKEAGARRAQYRDVEQKGSLAFRDALADYLTEFEKTCVPELDFTPFPGHTLPYTKIAAWFHEEYSNYPLHQRRTRVMGRVKRWMEMQLKDFPDFDKKAQKRTATANYRAYERQWPDFTPFAIYRSFLADQPGISSVSIQPPKKRGARYEVQIEDLAPMLYIHWRLYGVDARDRFHHVVMDEAQDFSPFQLAIMRNYCPSGSFTILGDLSQSIHTYQGITDWDAFLSQFPEGSSAYYQLDVSYRSTFEIIEFANAIIRPFRQFREAKPVFRSGEPVVVEEVDWRTRLDDAVDKLNELRQTATTVALLTRTEEDAHVYHNACLEAGLDAHLIDAKQSEYHGGISIVPIYLAKGLEFDAVLLVDVDDHHYDTSSLSAKLLYVGCTRALHKLHVHYTDHLCALIPPSDVSERHSAT, from the coding sequence ATGATGGAATCGGGTTCATTCGATTCTGCCCCTAAAGATCCACTTCAGGAAGAACGCGACCATTTGGACTACGTACTCGCACAAATTCGCAAACAACTCAGCCGAGACGGTACAAGACTTCTCGAAATTGACGAAGATGAAGATGCCGATGAGGCGCTTACCGCGGATGAAATCGCGGATGCGACAGTTGAGGACTTAGCGCGTGAGCGGTTCCGCAAACTTCGCATGGCACAGCGCGAACCGTACTTCGGTCGCATTGATTTTCGCGCCGATGGCACGGAGCAGGTTGAGATGATGTACATCGGCAAGCGCGGTGTGGACGACCCAGATACGGCACAGCGAATGATTCTCGACTGGCGGGCGCCGGCGGCCAGTGTGTTTTATTCGTTTACGGGACAAGGGGACGTGGCCGCCTATGAGTCTCCGGAAGGCACCATCGAGGGAAAAGTCTATCTCAAACGCAATATCGTCGTTCGCGACGGCGAGTTACTGCGCGTCGTCGATAGTTACGTGCATGGCCAGGAGACGACTGCCACGACGGACGAGTTCTTGCTGTATCGCCTGGCGGAAAATAAGGACAGCCGACTGCGCGACATCGTATCCACCATCCAGGCAGAGCAAAATGACATCATCCGGGCGGACAAAAACCTGGCTGTGGTGATTCAAGGGGTAGCGGGCAGTGGTAAGACAACGGTTGCCCTTCATCGCTTAGCCTATTTGTTGTATCAACATCAGGAGAAGATGGCGGCAGAGCGAATGGCGATTTTTGCGCCGAACGCGATGTTCGTGGATTATATTTCCGAGGTGTTGCCTGAGCTTGGCGTGGGCGGCATTCAGCAGACCACGTTTGCCAACTGGGCGTTGCGCATTCTCGATTACGAGGTGGGCTTAGGCGATGTGAGCCACCGCCTGCGCGACTGGTTCGGGCTGAAGGAAGCGGGCGCTCGGCGCGCGCAATACCGGGATGTGGAGCAGAAAGGAAGTCTTGCATTCCGGGATGCGCTGGCCGATTATCTAACAGAATTTGAAAAAACGTGTGTTCCTGAGCTCGATTTTACCCCGTTTCCTGGTCACACGCTGCCGTATACGAAGATTGCCGCCTGGTTTCACGAGGAATACAGCAATTATCCGCTACATCAGCGGCGCACCCGCGTAATGGGCCGCGTGAAACGCTGGATGGAAATGCAACTTAAAGACTTCCCCGACTTCGATAAGAAGGCGCAAAAACGAACGGCAACGGCAAATTACCGAGCGTACGAGCGCCAGTGGCCAGATTTTACGCCGTTTGCGATTTATCGTTCATTTCTTGCAGATCAGCCGGGCATCAGTTCGGTAAGCATTCAACCGCCGAAAAAACGCGGTGCGCGATACGAAGTTCAAATCGAAGACCTGGCGCCGATGCTCTATATCCATTGGCGGTTGTACGGCGTGGATGCAAGAGACAGGTTCCATCACGTCGTGATGGATGAGGCCCAGGATTTTTCTCCGTTCCAGCTCGCCATCATGCGCAATTATTGTCCCAGTGGATCGTTTACCATCCTGGGTGACCTGTCGCAAAGCATTCATACTTATCAAGGAATTACAGATTGGGATGCGTTTCTGTCACAGTTTCCGGAAGGCAGCTCCGCATATTACCAGTTGGATGTCAGCTACCGTTCGACCTTTGAAATTATTGAGTTCGCCAATGCCATCATTCGACCATTTCGTCAGTTTCGCGAGGCGAAGCCAGTGTTTCGCAGTGGGGAACCTGTGGTCGTTGAGGAAGTCGATTGGCGCACCAGACTCGATGACGCCGTTGACAAACTTAATGAGTTGCGGCAGACCGCGACCACAGTGGCGTTGCTGACGCGCACCGAAGAAGATGCACACGTCTACCATAACGCTTGTCTCGAAGCGGGACTGGATGCGCACTTGATTGACGCCAAGCAGAGCGAATATCACGGCGGTATCTCAATCGTTCCGATTTATTTAGCCAAGGGACTCGAATTTGATGCAGTGTTGCTCGTCGATGTCGATGATCATCACTATGACACTTCCTCCTTGTCCGCCAAATTACTGTACGTCGGTTGTACGCGGGCACTTCATAAACTGCACGTCCACTATACAGATCATCTCTGTGCACTGATTCCACCATCGGACGTGAGCGAACGGCACAGCGCCACCTAA
- a CDS encoding beta-mannosidase has translation MKQFGDNRTRFSDAWGSEALCQWDAGLHDVRISQHHRDGVVRLTVDVVIKCQSSTYPLSVDVVLTHPDGTMEALSQPVVEGTAQVVIEVTQPALWWPAGYGNQPLYQLETSVVRGRERLERRNFTIGLRTIEIRRTTEEFGEAIACVVNGIDLFLKGATYYPERTPDGRINSARMRHLLQACVEANFNMIRVASGGEFPEDEFYDCCDKLGLIIWQTFTAPKQAAVWGDDAKNRWVTTVQNEFLRIFHHPSFGIWSLDRARVTSDNPMKLRPSSGDCVWKRLGLDSTRPKLVRSNRRIGLEGGFRFAKDLAARMYLVELQRAKAIRSEVEAARRQRIGSIGILDWPLNQRWPSITWSSLDGSGQWQALHYFAQRFYAPVLVSACSNDTRVTLHVTNDRVTPVEGLLDWQLLSHVGEVILSGRVPVCVAGLSTWQLPELDFSEELISASSRRTLSFAYQFECNGALLSADTVQFCPVNRYNWVDPALRLQVRDVGDAFEIVVSAKHLAKYVELRLAGGYRFSDNLFDVVPGQPKTVYVRKSWLFEPLSALQFVVQLHVMSFYDSYAGA, from the coding sequence ATGAAACAATTCGGGGATAATCGCACGCGATTTAGCGACGCGTGGGGTTCTGAGGCACTTTGTCAATGGGATGCAGGTCTACACGACGTGCGCATTTCGCAACATCATCGCGACGGTGTGGTGCGGTTGACGGTCGACGTCGTGATCAAGTGTCAATCAAGCACGTACCCACTCTCTGTCGATGTCGTCTTGACGCATCCTGACGGCACAATGGAAGCGCTATCTCAGCCGGTTGTCGAGGGAACTGCGCAAGTGGTTATCGAGGTTACCCAGCCAGCGTTGTGGTGGCCAGCCGGCTACGGCAATCAGCCTCTGTACCAATTGGAGACAAGTGTTGTGCGCGGTCGAGAACGCCTCGAGCGCCGCAACTTCACGATTGGTCTGCGGACAATCGAAATTCGACGCACAACTGAGGAGTTTGGAGAGGCGATTGCGTGTGTTGTCAATGGGATTGACCTATTTCTCAAGGGTGCTACTTACTATCCTGAACGCACCCCGGATGGACGGATAAATTCGGCGCGAATGCGACACCTGCTCCAGGCTTGCGTGGAAGCAAATTTTAATATGATTCGTGTGGCAAGTGGCGGGGAATTCCCAGAAGACGAGTTTTACGACTGTTGTGATAAACTAGGCCTCATCATATGGCAGACGTTTACGGCTCCGAAACAAGCGGCGGTTTGGGGGGATGATGCAAAGAATCGGTGGGTAACCACTGTCCAGAATGAATTCTTACGGATTTTTCACCATCCCTCTTTCGGCATTTGGTCGCTTGATCGCGCGCGTGTGACGAGTGACAACCCGATGAAGTTGCGACCATCCAGTGGCGATTGTGTCTGGAAACGTTTGGGTTTGGACAGCACGCGGCCAAAGCTTGTGCGTTCCAACCGGAGAATCGGCTTGGAAGGCGGGTTCAGGTTTGCCAAAGATCTCGCCGCGCGCATGTATCTAGTAGAACTGCAGCGGGCCAAGGCGATTCGAAGCGAGGTAGAAGCCGCTCGTCGCCAGCGAATCGGCTCGATTGGCATATTGGATTGGCCGTTAAATCAACGTTGGCCGAGTATTACATGGTCCAGTCTGGATGGTAGCGGACAATGGCAGGCACTTCATTACTTCGCTCAGCGGTTTTATGCACCGGTGCTTGTCAGTGCCTGTTCTAATGATACCCGGGTAACATTACACGTCACGAACGACCGTGTGACGCCGGTGGAAGGATTGTTAGACTGGCAGTTGTTGAGTCATGTCGGTGAAGTCATCTTGTCTGGGCGAGTTCCCGTTTGCGTCGCCGGATTGTCTACTTGGCAGTTACCAGAGCTCGATTTTTCCGAAGAACTCATCAGTGCTAGCAGTCGCCGTACATTGTCGTTTGCCTACCAATTTGAGTGCAATGGCGCGCTCTTGTCGGCGGATACTGTCCAGTTTTGTCCTGTGAATCGCTACAACTGGGTTGATCCGGCTTTACGGCTTCAGGTGCGAGACGTGGGTGACGCGTTTGAGATTGTGGTGTCGGCCAAGCACCTTGCAAAATACGTAGAGCTTCGTCTCGCGGGAGGCTATCGATTTTCGGACAATTTGTTTGATGTTGTACCAGGCCAACCGAAAACGGTTTACGTACGCAAGTCCTGGCTGTTTGAACCGTTGAGCGCTTTACAGTTCGTGGTTCAGTTACACGTCATGAGTTTCTATGACAGTTATGCTGGCGCGTAA
- a CDS encoding LacI family DNA-binding transcriptional regulator has protein sequence MFLSKKVTMQQIADLAGVSKYAVSKALSGQSGVSQETRDRIVKIATQLGYFIQPRATASARRPVQSTTRKANTVVILLPNIRMQNRASSYWGRIVDGMIEALKENDLNMMLVTEHAPENFLAVLNPSGLLGVIGVGLVDNAILLEIRKLSIPFVLVDHEDDTVPSDCVFVNNFDASTRLTNHLIGLGHTKLQFIGDISYAESFFERWLAFRTTLERNHIPLVQNEAFLQEQGSSREEHQAKITKEVEQMRRDGQLPTAFVCANDSIAISTIRALESLGIDVPGEVSVTGFDDIDDVFEVTPALTTVHVDKEALGKRAVEMLLRRVEMPGAKQEKLLMSGDVIFRDSVAPMKAGVVS, from the coding sequence ATGTTTTTGTCAAAAAAAGTGACCATGCAACAAATCGCAGATCTTGCTGGCGTTTCTAAATATGCTGTTTCGAAAGCGTTGTCTGGACAAAGTGGTGTCAGTCAGGAAACGCGCGATCGGATTGTTAAGATTGCCACGCAGCTGGGTTATTTTATTCAGCCCAGGGCGACAGCTTCCGCGAGGAGACCTGTACAGTCCACGACTCGCAAAGCCAATACCGTCGTCATCTTACTTCCAAATATTCGTATGCAGAATCGAGCATCGAGTTATTGGGGACGCATTGTCGACGGCATGATTGAGGCGCTGAAGGAAAATGATTTAAATATGATGCTTGTGACGGAACACGCGCCGGAGAATTTTTTAGCCGTGCTCAATCCAAGTGGATTGCTTGGCGTGATTGGTGTAGGGCTCGTCGATAACGCCATTTTGCTGGAAATCCGAAAGCTTTCCATTCCGTTTGTGCTGGTCGATCATGAGGACGATACCGTCCCTTCAGATTGTGTATTCGTCAATAACTTTGACGCATCAACTCGGCTGACCAATCACTTAATCGGGCTTGGGCACACCAAACTTCAGTTTATTGGCGATATCTCTTATGCGGAAAGTTTTTTTGAACGCTGGTTGGCTTTTCGAACGACACTGGAACGCAACCATATTCCGCTCGTGCAAAATGAAGCATTTTTACAGGAGCAAGGAAGTAGCCGTGAAGAACATCAGGCGAAAATTACAAAGGAAGTCGAACAAATGCGACGCGATGGCCAATTGCCGACGGCTTTTGTCTGCGCGAACGACTCGATTGCCATTAGCACAATTCGGGCGCTTGAGTCGTTGGGCATCGATGTGCCCGGCGAGGTGTCGGTGACGGGGTTCGACGACATTGATGACGTGTTCGAGGTGACCCCGGCCCTGACGACCGTTCACGTGGACAAGGAGGCGCTTGGAAAACGCGCCGTCGAAATGCTGTTGCGCAGAGTGGAGATGCCTGGCGCCAAGCAGGAGAAACTGCTCATGTCTGGCGACGTGATTTTTCGCGATTCCGTCGCACCCATGAAAGCCGGGGTCGTGTCATGA
- the uvsE gene encoding UV DNA damage repair endonuclease UvsE: MLVRFGFVAMAMGLQNASPSKTMTMATFQKTADEQAALNRILRIAEGNLANTLRILKYAFYEGIRIYRFSSKLIPLYGHEVTKSIDFMDELRPQLQEIGKYVTDKGFRVSFHPDHFTVLNSPKEDVFINAVDVLERHVHLLETMGLSTTAKLNIHVGGAYGDKTSAIERLYHHWNRVPNQVKQHILFENDDKTYTARDTLKICQHLGVPMTLDVHHHYCNNDGQTDLSPMLEDIFATWKDTQLVPKVHMSSPKSARDFRAHADFVNVDELCHFLDLVRPLDTDLDMMIEAKQKDLAVRKLLQDLSHVDGVTVLDGGSIRYHS; the protein is encoded by the coding sequence GTGCTGGTTCGGTTTGGTTTTGTGGCCATGGCGATGGGTCTTCAAAATGCATCGCCCTCCAAAACGATGACAATGGCGACCTTTCAAAAAACCGCAGATGAGCAAGCCGCGTTGAACCGCATTTTGCGCATTGCTGAAGGGAATTTGGCAAACACGCTGCGGATTCTCAAGTATGCGTTTTACGAAGGCATTCGCATATACCGTTTTTCATCCAAACTCATTCCCCTATACGGACACGAGGTCACCAAGTCCATAGACTTTATGGACGAATTGCGACCTCAGCTACAGGAAATCGGAAAATATGTCACGGACAAAGGATTTCGCGTCAGCTTTCACCCTGACCACTTTACCGTTCTCAACAGCCCAAAGGAGGACGTATTCATCAACGCCGTTGACGTCTTAGAGCGTCATGTCCATTTGCTTGAAACGATGGGCCTGTCCACCACTGCCAAACTCAATATTCACGTGGGCGGCGCATATGGAGATAAGACATCGGCCATCGAACGCCTGTATCATCATTGGAACCGCGTACCAAACCAAGTGAAACAACACATTCTCTTCGAAAATGACGACAAAACCTACACCGCGCGAGACACACTCAAAATCTGCCAGCACTTAGGCGTCCCCATGACACTAGACGTACATCACCATTACTGCAACAACGACGGACAAACAGACCTCTCCCCGATGCTCGAAGACATCTTTGCGACTTGGAAAGACACACAACTAGTCCCAAAAGTCCACATGTCCTCGCCTAAAAGTGCACGGGACTTTCGAGCCCACGCCGATTTTGTCAATGTGGACGAACTGTGCCATTTTCTCGATCTCGTCCGCCCCCTCGACACAGATCTCGACATGATGATTGAAGCCAAACAAAAAGATCTCGCCGTTCGAAAGCTGCTACAGGACCTGTCACACGTCGATGGTGTCACGGTGCTCGACGGCGGTTCCATTCGCTATCACTCATGA
- a CDS encoding MFS transporter, whose translation MGSNPVSTNTAIPFKVRNKNLFLITIALGVLLNPLNSSMISVAMARFENVFHDNFDTVSWLISSYYLASAIAQPIMGKLADMLGRKRLFLLGLILVAGSCALAPFSPSFAWLIVFRLIQSLGSGAIYPAGMGIVRNYITERQSQALAFLAVFSSGAAAFGPSLGGIVMHYTDWPGIFWINFPFIIASFLLSIFILPSDKFSRNEGAKTPVQQVVRQMDIPGITLFAIGIITALVFLLSLTGHIAWWALPVAIVAFGLFGWRESRAHTPFLSFSLFRNNLPLTWVLVQFTVVNVVFYSVFFGMPTYLQEARHYDTQQAGLLMLCIAGFSVITSPITGRWVARSGSRPPLILAGVFMTVGSGLYITLQNHSPVWWLVVVFSVLGLSNGFNNVGLQTALFKVSPKEIISTASGLFQMARYMGTILSTVLLGLLFGQHLSTGQIHILGVILAVIGACVIIMSVRLPKTA comes from the coding sequence ATGGGTAGTAACCCAGTATCCACCAATACTGCAATACCATTTAAAGTTCGAAATAAAAACTTGTTTCTCATCACCATCGCCCTTGGCGTGTTGCTCAATCCATTGAACTCATCCATGATTTCGGTGGCGATGGCGCGCTTTGAAAATGTCTTTCACGACAACTTTGACACCGTCTCGTGGCTGATTTCATCCTATTACTTGGCCAGTGCCATCGCGCAGCCCATCATGGGCAAACTAGCCGACATGCTAGGGCGAAAACGCCTATTTCTGTTGGGCCTGATTCTCGTAGCGGGTTCCTGCGCATTGGCTCCATTCTCTCCATCGTTTGCCTGGCTGATTGTGTTCCGACTGATTCAGTCGTTGGGCAGCGGTGCCATCTATCCAGCAGGCATGGGCATTGTGCGAAACTATATCACAGAGCGCCAGTCCCAAGCACTCGCTTTTCTCGCGGTCTTCTCATCTGGCGCCGCCGCATTTGGTCCATCGCTTGGCGGCATTGTTATGCACTACACCGATTGGCCAGGTATTTTCTGGATAAATTTCCCGTTCATCATCGCCAGCTTCCTACTGTCCATCTTCATCTTGCCGTCTGACAAATTCAGCCGCAACGAAGGGGCAAAAACCCCCGTTCAGCAGGTCGTACGCCAAATGGATATCCCTGGAATCACCCTGTTCGCCATCGGCATTATCACGGCCTTGGTGTTTCTCCTGTCACTCACGGGGCATATCGCATGGTGGGCGCTGCCTGTCGCCATCGTCGCGTTTGGCTTGTTTGGATGGCGTGAATCGCGGGCGCATACGCCGTTCCTAAGCTTTTCACTATTTCGGAACAATTTGCCGCTCACATGGGTGTTGGTTCAATTTACCGTCGTCAATGTCGTGTTCTATTCCGTATTTTTTGGAATGCCCACGTACCTGCAAGAAGCACGTCACTATGACACCCAGCAAGCAGGGTTGCTCATGCTCTGCATCGCCGGATTCAGCGTCATCACTTCGCCCATCACGGGCCGCTGGGTCGCGAGATCAGGTTCGCGACCTCCGCTCATCCTAGCCGGGGTATTCATGACTGTGGGTAGCGGCCTGTACATCACCCTGCAGAATCACAGCCCTGTCTGGTGGCTCGTTGTGGTGTTCTCGGTGCTTGGCCTCAGTAACGGCTTTAACAACGTAGGATTGCAGACAGCGCTTTTTAAAGTCAGCCCAAAAGAAATCATTAGTACCGCCTCTGGCCTGTTTCAGATGGCGCGGTATATGGGTACGATTTTGTCCACTGTGTTATTGGGGCTCTTGTTTGGGCAACATTTATCGACGGGGCAAATTCACATTCTAGGCGTCATCCTAGCCGTCATTGGCGCATGCGTCATCATCATGAGTGTACGGCTTCCAAAAACCGCGTAG